In Mangifera indica cultivar Alphonso chromosome 1, CATAS_Mindica_2.1, whole genome shotgun sequence, a single genomic region encodes these proteins:
- the LOC123215747 gene encoding cyclin-D3-3-like — MALLQQVTEEVQAPSLNMLDGLFCEEESSCLEDQTVNEFEDEKCKEEDSALSSLAVVEHDLFWEDSELSYLISKENETRAHCSDFNYDGFLVCVREEAMDWIFKVKAFFGFKALTAVLAVNYFDRFVSSFKFQRDAPWMGQLTAVTCLSLAAKVEETQVPLLLDLQVEESKYVFEAKTIQKMEILVLSTLDWRMNPVTPISFFDFIVRRLGLKTHLRWGFMSRCECLLLSVIADSRFIAYPPSVLATATMLHAIKDVEPLNHVEYQTQLMSVLKISEDEVNEYYMLILEVASSHERRHKRRNLSQYIPGSPDGVVDASFNSEDSHDSWTSSSSSVSSSPESRFKRSRVHVQQMPLPSMNMLVDELSSQH, encoded by the exons ATGGCTTTGCTTCAACAAGTGACTGAAGAGGTACAAGCACCTTCTTTAAATATGCTTGATGGTCTTTTTTGTGAGGAAGAGAGTAGTTGTTTGGAGGATCAGACTGTTAATGAATTTGAGGATGAAAAATGTAAAGAAGAGGACTCGGCTTTGTCATCTCTTGCTGTTGTTGAGCATGACTTGTTTTGGGAGGATTCTGAGTTATCCTATTTGATTTCTAAGGAAAATGAGACTCGTGCGCATTGTAGTGACTTCAACTATGATGGGTTTTTGGTGTGTGTTCGTGAAGAGGCTATGGACTGGATTTTCAAGGTGAAGGCTTTCTTTGGCTTCAAAGCTTTGACTGCTGTTCTTGCTGTCAATTACTTTGATAGGTTCGTTTCAAGCTTCAAGTTTCAAAGAGACGCGCCATGGATGGGTCAACTTACTGCTGTGACTTGTTTGTCACTCGCTGCCAAAGTTGAGGAGACCCAAGTCCCACTCCTTCTGGACTTGCAA GTAGAGGAATCAAAGTATGTTTTTGAAGCAAAGACTATTCAGAAAATGGAGATTCTGGTGCTTTCCACACTTGATTGGAGGATGAATCCGGTGACAccaatttctttctttgattttatcGTAAGAAGGCTTGGTTTGAAGACTCACCTGCGTTGGGGGTTCATGAGTAGGTGTGAGTGCTTGCTTCTCTCTGTCATTGCTG ACTCAAGGTTTATAGCTTATCCTCCTTCTGTATTGGCTACTGCTACAATGCTACATGCTATTAAGGATGTTGAGCCACTTAATCATGTGGAATACCAAACTCAGCTTATGAGTGTGCTCAAAATCAGTGAG GATGAAGTCAATGAGTATTACATGCTCATCCTGGAAGTAGCTAGTAGCCATGAAAGACGCCACAAACGAAGGAATCTATCTCAGTATATACCTGGAAGCCCAGACGGCGTTGTTGATGCATCTTTCAACTCTGAAGACTCACATGATTCATggacatcatcatcatcatcagtcTCATCCTCGCCTGAGTCTCGATTCAAAAGGAGCAGAGTCCATGTTCAACAGATGCCACTGCCTTCAATGAATATGCTTGTGGATGAGCTTAGCAGCCAGCATTAA